One window of Arachis duranensis cultivar V14167 unplaced genomic scaffold, aradu.V14167.gnm2.J7QH unplaced_Scaffold_62251, whole genome shotgun sequence genomic DNA carries:
- the LOC107458512 gene encoding uncharacterized protein LOC107458512, translating to MEAEVREEGVSNNTQPARRVLASYTIPNARNYGSSILTPNIHANNFELKPQLITLVQNNCSYGGSPLEDPNQHLSIFLRICETVKTSGVHPDIYKLLLFPFSLKGKAVQWLETFPKESINNWEDLVSKFLAKFYPPQRIIKLKTEVQTFIQMDGESLYDAWERYKALIRKCPPEMFSEWDRLQNFYEGLTLRAQKALDYSAGGSVQLMKIAEEAQNLIDTVTNNQYFYGHQRHRQPAQRKGVLELEGVDTILAQNKVMHQQIQQQMEMMAKRIDGLQVIAVNTSQPSPIWGQNEENYEESQQEQVRWNQSEESFETFNFEQQSPEQEAARKDQTLAFKNQETSIRNLERHMGQMAKQISEMDEKRANAFPNVTEEHPRDKGKATKWEEFKAIIVG from the exons ATGGAGGCTGAGGTGCGTGAAGAGGGAGTGAGCAACAATACCCAGCCTGCAAGAAGGGTGTTGGCCTCTTACACTATCCCCAATGCAAGAAACTACGGGAGTAGCATACTCACTCCCAATATtcatgcaaataattttgagttgaagcctcaacttatCACTCTGGTGCAGAACAATTGCTCCTATGGAGGAAgtccacttgaagatccaaaccaacacttatccaTCTTCCTTAGGATTTGTGAAACTGTCAAAACAAGTGGTGTGCATCCAGACATCTACAAGCTACTGCTGTTTCCATTCTCTCTGAAGGGTAAGGCTGttcaatggctagagacatttcccaaagaaagcatcaataatTGGGAAGACTTAGTGAGCAAATTCCTAGCCAAGTTCTATCCTCCCCAAAGGATTATCAAGCTGAAAACAGAGGTGCAAACATTCATTCAAATGGATGGAGAGTCATtgtatgatgcctgggagagatacaaggctTTAATCAGGAAATGTCCCCCAGAAATGTTTAGTGAGTGGGATAGactccaaaacttctatgaaggattgacaCTGAGAGCTCAAAAAGCACTTGATTATTCTGCTGGAGGCTCAGTACAACTCATGAAGATAGCGGAggaggctcaaaatctcattgacACTGTAACAAACAACCAATACTTCTATGGTCATCAAAGGCACCGCCAACCAGCTCAAAGGAAGGGTGTATTAGAGCTGGAAGGTGTGGATAccatcttagctcaaaacaaggtgATGCAtcaacaaatccaacaacaaatggagatgatggccaagaggattgatggcCTCCAAGTTATAGCAGTGAATACAAGTCAACCATCACCTATATGGGGGCAAAATGAGGAAAACTATGAAGAGAGTCAGCAAGAACAAGTCAGGTGGAATCAATCTGAAGAAAGTTTTGAGACATTCAATTTTGAGCAACAAAGCCCTGAGCAG GAAGCTGCAAGGAAAGATCAGaccctggcattcaaaaacCAAGAAACCTCAATCAGAAACCTTGAGAGACACATGGGGCAAATGGCTAAGCAAATTTCAGAAATGGATGAGAAGAGAGCAAATGCCTTCCCCAATGTCACTGAAGAACACCCAAGGGACAAAGGAAAAGCCACAAAATGGGAGGAGTTCAAAGCAATCATAGTGGGAA